In one window of Paenarthrobacter nicotinovorans DNA:
- a CDS encoding SAM-dependent methyltransferase, with the protein MTDSTSLELPPLYESLTWLTPLSEERAAHLVAFLTDPAPAEVLDMGCGWGELLLRVLDSAPQARGRGVDSASVFINRARQQALARALLERVTFDSVPGLEAQDRPADAVICIGASQIWGPPVEDAQPLDYAAALRALRALVLPGGRLVYGEAIWSAAPHPAATAPLAGRDDEYLTEHALREQISAAGFEVVDHDQASVQEWDVFEAGYRDRFTRWLEAHDADHPAAEHVRARHEEQRAAYEEGYRGVLGMAYFCLRG; encoded by the coding sequence GTGACCGACAGTACTTCGCTTGAACTGCCGCCCCTGTACGAGTCCCTGACCTGGCTTACCCCGCTCTCTGAAGAACGTGCTGCACACCTTGTGGCATTCCTGACCGACCCGGCGCCGGCTGAGGTTCTGGACATGGGGTGCGGATGGGGTGAACTGCTTCTTCGGGTCTTGGACTCGGCCCCGCAGGCTCGTGGACGCGGAGTGGACAGTGCTTCCGTGTTCATCAACCGAGCCAGGCAACAAGCCTTGGCTCGTGCACTGCTTGAGAGAGTGACTTTTGATTCAGTGCCCGGGCTGGAAGCCCAGGATCGCCCCGCAGACGCGGTCATCTGCATCGGTGCGAGCCAGATCTGGGGACCGCCGGTAGAGGACGCGCAGCCGCTTGACTACGCCGCAGCCCTGCGGGCCCTTCGGGCTTTGGTGCTGCCCGGCGGAAGGCTCGTCTATGGCGAGGCAATCTGGTCAGCAGCACCTCATCCCGCCGCCACCGCACCACTCGCTGGGCGTGATGACGAGTACCTGACAGAACATGCGCTACGCGAGCAAATCAGCGCCGCTGGTTTCGAGGTAGTGGACCACGACCAGGCAAGCGTTCAGGAGTGGGACGTCTTTGAGGCCGGGTATCGCGACAGGTTCACCCGCTGGCTGGAAGCACATGATGCCGACCACCCCGCGGCAGAGCACGTCCGCGCGAGACATGAGGAACAACGCGCTGCATATGAAGAAGGCTACCGAGGCGTACTAGGGATGGCGTATTTCTGCTTACGGGGTTAG
- a CDS encoding TetR/AcrR family transcriptional regulator — MVRKTSEVASNAGSWQWTRTAATQRTLLDAAAEVFVEHGFTDASISDIVSRAGSSVGSLYHHFGGKTELFLALWNDYQNEHERLVASAVAKARKAGETDPLALFNVGSRSYFDYTWKHRELERVFIEGDTPPGFEVLRRERGREWVRQNSVLLGASDDTLGRLTVAVITDIVTVSGQEVALSASKREADEVVGAAAELVGRLVR, encoded by the coding sequence ATGGTCCGCAAGACCTCCGAAGTTGCCAGCAACGCGGGCTCCTGGCAGTGGACCCGGACGGCGGCTACGCAGCGCACCTTGCTGGACGCGGCGGCCGAGGTATTCGTGGAACATGGATTCACCGATGCCAGCATCTCGGACATTGTTTCCCGCGCAGGATCGAGCGTAGGCAGCCTCTACCACCACTTCGGCGGCAAGACCGAGCTCTTCCTTGCCCTGTGGAACGACTACCAGAATGAACATGAGCGACTGGTGGCTTCTGCAGTGGCCAAGGCACGCAAGGCAGGCGAGACAGACCCGCTGGCACTGTTCAACGTGGGCAGCCGCAGCTACTTCGACTACACCTGGAAGCACCGGGAACTGGAGAGGGTGTTCATTGAGGGCGACACTCCCCCGGGCTTCGAGGTTTTGCGGCGCGAGCGCGGACGCGAATGGGTCCGGCAGAACTCGGTCCTGCTTGGCGCCAGCGACGACACCCTCGGTCGGTTGACGGTAGCGGTGATCACGGACATCGTGACTGTTTCGGGGCAGGAAGTGGCGTTGAGTGCCTCAAAGCGTGAGGCGGACGAGGTTGTGGGTGCGGCGGCCGAGCTGGTGGGCCGCTTGGTCCGCTGA
- a CDS encoding cytochrome b/b6 domain-containing protein, with amino-acid sequence MSVSSKSSGITSNRWFMPVVVTAGALVVALILVLVAQWLRTLQPVQQFLTDYPGHSAIPDGTPTGFPAWLGWQHFLNMFFIVLIIRSGWQVRTTTRPPAYWTRNNKGLIKTKNPPAKISLDLWFHLTLDALWVLNGIIFIVLLFATGQWLRIVPTNWDVFPNAVSAGLQYASLNWPVENGWNNYNSLQLLTYFITVFIAAPLAIITGIRMSGAWPKKAAINKFYPIELARKIHFPVMIYFVAFVIVHVTLVLATGALNNLNHMYASNNDYSWWGFAIFAASIVFTAAAWFLARPLFLRPIASLMGKVSR; translated from the coding sequence ATGTCCGTTTCAAGCAAGTCGTCCGGGATCACGTCGAACAGGTGGTTCATGCCCGTCGTCGTCACCGCAGGAGCTTTGGTGGTGGCACTGATCCTCGTGCTCGTTGCGCAATGGCTTCGGACCCTTCAGCCGGTCCAGCAGTTCCTGACGGACTACCCCGGCCATTCCGCAATCCCCGACGGCACGCCCACGGGGTTCCCGGCCTGGCTTGGCTGGCAGCACTTCCTCAATATGTTCTTCATCGTTTTGATCATCCGTTCTGGCTGGCAGGTGCGCACCACCACTCGCCCGCCGGCGTACTGGACCCGGAACAACAAGGGCCTCATCAAGACAAAGAACCCACCCGCCAAAATCAGTCTGGACCTTTGGTTCCACCTGACGCTGGACGCCCTCTGGGTTTTGAACGGCATCATCTTCATCGTGCTCCTCTTCGCCACCGGCCAATGGTTGAGGATTGTCCCCACCAACTGGGACGTCTTCCCGAACGCCGTCTCGGCCGGCCTGCAGTACGCCTCCCTGAACTGGCCGGTGGAAAACGGCTGGAACAACTACAACAGCCTCCAGCTGCTGACGTACTTCATCACCGTCTTTATCGCCGCCCCGCTGGCCATCATCACGGGCATCCGGATGTCTGGGGCATGGCCGAAGAAAGCCGCGATCAACAAGTTCTACCCGATCGAACTGGCCCGCAAGATCCACTTTCCGGTGATGATCTACTTCGTAGCCTTCGTCATCGTCCACGTAACCCTGGTGCTGGCCACCGGTGCGTTGAACAACCTCAACCACATGTACGCCTCGAACAACGATTACAGCTGGTGGGGATTCGCCATCTTCGCAGCATCGATCGTGTTCACGGCGGCCGCTTGGTTCCTTGCCAGGCCACTGTTCCTGCGACCCATTGCCTCGCTCATGGGCAAAGTCTCGCGCTAA
- a CDS encoding hydroxymethylpyrimidine/phosphomethylpyrimidine kinase: MTSAVAPAIALTIAGSEATGGAGAQADLKTFQELGVFGIANLTCIVSFNPQDNWNHRFVPVDQQVIADQLEATTAAYGAASGAPSVLDTVKIGMLGSPATISTVEKALTDGSFKHVVLDPVLICKGQEPGHALDTDQALKAQILPLATFVTPNHFEAESLSGLTITDEESLKAAAIRIHEISGAAVLAKGGVRLEGPDAVDVYYDGDTLEVLRAPKVGEVAVSGAGCSLAAAVTAELAKGATPVEAARTAKAFVTAGIKNRVASGAPFDALWQGGALS, translated from the coding sequence ATGACTTCTGCCGTTGCCCCTGCCATTGCCCTGACCATCGCCGGCTCCGAAGCGACCGGTGGCGCCGGCGCCCAGGCCGACCTCAAGACCTTCCAGGAACTCGGAGTGTTCGGCATCGCGAACCTCACGTGCATCGTTTCCTTCAACCCGCAGGACAACTGGAACCACCGCTTCGTGCCGGTGGACCAGCAGGTCATCGCGGACCAACTGGAAGCCACGACGGCGGCATACGGCGCCGCTTCCGGCGCACCGTCGGTTCTGGATACCGTGAAGATCGGCATGCTTGGAAGCCCGGCAACCATCAGCACGGTGGAGAAGGCTTTGACGGACGGCTCGTTCAAGCACGTGGTGCTGGATCCGGTGTTGATCTGCAAGGGCCAGGAACCGGGCCACGCGCTGGACACCGACCAGGCTTTGAAGGCACAAATCCTGCCGCTGGCTACCTTCGTGACGCCGAACCATTTTGAAGCCGAGTCGCTGTCCGGGCTCACCATCACGGACGAAGAATCGCTGAAGGCTGCTGCCATCCGCATCCACGAAATCAGCGGCGCGGCAGTCCTCGCCAAAGGTGGGGTGCGGCTGGAAGGCCCGGACGCCGTCGACGTCTACTACGACGGCGACACGCTGGAAGTCCTGCGGGCCCCGAAGGTGGGCGAGGTTGCCGTGTCGGGCGCCGGTTGCTCGCTTGCCGCTGCTGTGACCGCGGAGTTGGCAAAGGGCGCGACCCCGGTGGAAGCAGCCCGCACGGCCAAGGCTTTCGTGACGGCGGGTATCAAGAACCGCGTGGCCTCAGGGGCGCCGTTTGATGCCCTGTGGCAGGGCGGCGCGCTGAGCTAG
- a CDS encoding TAXI family TRAP transporter solute-binding subunit, whose amino-acid sequence MRAAVAFGLLASTVGCSAEERPQELTVAGGESGGFYLEFATLLADLLQRERIADKARALTTGGSLENIQRVLSGEATFAVALADAAAQPAANSHSEGRLRALGKVYQNYVHCIVREDSSIRSLSDLAGKTAGVGEVGSGTTLTAGRIIAAAGLAPQSATPDRALKQVNLGLNQAIAALADGSIDVMIQSGGVPTAPIAAAAQDLRVRLLDLSELIPATRAQSGFFYDRVLIPANSYGDAPAVWTVGVANLLLCRSDLVDHVVRQTVELLVEQAQDLVPKSSAGVQFLSPETLINTAGVPLHPAAEAAYRALHG is encoded by the coding sequence ATGAGGGCAGCTGTGGCGTTCGGCCTGCTGGCGTCAACGGTTGGCTGCTCCGCGGAGGAACGGCCGCAGGAACTCACGGTGGCCGGTGGCGAATCGGGCGGCTTCTACCTTGAGTTCGCCACCCTCCTGGCGGACCTGCTGCAACGGGAACGGATCGCCGACAAGGCGCGGGCACTGACCACCGGCGGGAGCCTTGAGAACATCCAGCGGGTGCTGTCCGGCGAGGCGACCTTCGCCGTCGCCCTCGCCGATGCGGCAGCCCAACCCGCCGCGAACAGCCACAGCGAAGGACGCCTGAGGGCTTTGGGGAAGGTCTATCAGAACTACGTGCACTGCATTGTGCGGGAGGACAGTTCGATCCGGTCCTTATCGGACCTCGCCGGCAAGACCGCGGGGGTGGGCGAAGTCGGTTCGGGGACCACCCTCACCGCCGGAAGGATCATCGCCGCAGCGGGGCTAGCACCGCAGTCCGCCACGCCGGACCGGGCCTTGAAACAGGTCAACCTTGGCTTGAACCAAGCGATCGCGGCCCTTGCCGACGGTTCGATCGACGTCATGATCCAGTCCGGAGGGGTTCCGACGGCGCCGATCGCCGCGGCTGCGCAGGACCTTCGCGTGCGGCTTCTTGATCTCTCCGAACTGATTCCGGCAACGCGAGCACAGTCAGGCTTCTTCTACGACCGGGTCCTCATCCCCGCCAACAGTTACGGGGACGCGCCCGCCGTCTGGACGGTGGGGGTCGCCAACCTTCTCCTGTGCCGGAGCGACCTTGTCGACCACGTTGTCCGGCAGACCGTCGAACTCCTGGTGGAGCAGGCCCAGGACCTGGTTCCCAAGTCCAGCGCAGGGGTCCAGTTCCTCAGTCCCGAAACGCTGATCAACACTGCCGGAGTGCCGCTGCATCCAGCCGCTGAGGCCGCTTACCGGGCGTTGCACGGCTAG
- a CDS encoding sensor histidine kinase → MKLRVLGILSLLVVVIVVTVSSVILTSASRELTQELQINRVAALNRFAQLASDALEDNNTTQLQREMDRYAELYGEGILIHMQGQSNHSGGLRDDQPEVMDALGRASLNLSDTTLSPIRAFGTGNEIISRSFGTASQVLGEVVMEVNLDAARQKLRERWLVVVVAAVALGALLLLAAARITGWVLRPVQRLSKAVHELETTGATTQLPEAGPPELRELSRSFTTMAHAVSESMESQRRLIADTSHQLRNPVGALRLRIDLLQLALRSEPEKAAASGVVAELERVEEMLDGVLKLATAEHRASAGAARADHGTGHQRLTVIDPFPVLQGEAERATPSALQAGATITLLEPGRPITIACNPEELAHMVGELLANAVKYAPGSHITVATEPTPGGTAVVVSDDGPGLPADQLAASTTRFWRAPQHSKIPGNGLGMTIVERLAEANGARLVLEPRVPHGLTARLEFVHPQGGSDA, encoded by the coding sequence GTGAAACTCCGGGTCCTGGGCATCCTCAGCCTGCTGGTGGTGGTGATTGTGGTGACGGTGTCCAGCGTGATCCTGACGTCGGCCAGCCGGGAGCTCACGCAGGAGCTGCAGATCAACAGGGTCGCTGCCCTCAACCGCTTCGCCCAGCTGGCCAGTGACGCCCTGGAGGACAACAACACCACTCAACTGCAGCGCGAAATGGACCGCTACGCCGAGCTTTACGGCGAAGGAATACTGATCCATATGCAAGGCCAGAGCAACCATTCCGGCGGCCTTCGCGACGATCAACCGGAGGTCATGGACGCGCTCGGCAGGGCAAGCCTGAACCTGAGCGACACAACGCTCAGTCCAATCCGCGCCTTCGGGACGGGCAACGAGATCATCTCAAGGTCCTTCGGCACGGCAAGCCAGGTTCTCGGTGAAGTTGTCATGGAGGTAAACCTCGACGCCGCCCGCCAGAAACTACGGGAGCGGTGGCTCGTCGTCGTCGTCGCCGCCGTGGCGCTTGGCGCGCTGCTCCTGCTGGCCGCTGCCCGTATCACCGGCTGGGTTTTGCGCCCGGTCCAGCGCCTCAGCAAAGCCGTCCACGAGCTCGAAACCACCGGCGCGACCACCCAACTGCCTGAAGCCGGGCCGCCTGAGCTGCGCGAACTCAGCCGCTCCTTCACCACCATGGCCCATGCCGTGAGCGAGAGCATGGAATCCCAACGGCGACTCATCGCCGACACCTCGCACCAGCTCCGCAATCCGGTGGGGGCGTTGCGGTTGCGGATCGATCTGCTGCAGCTCGCCTTGCGATCGGAACCGGAAAAGGCCGCCGCTTCGGGCGTCGTCGCTGAACTTGAGCGCGTGGAGGAAATGCTCGACGGCGTGCTGAAGCTGGCCACCGCGGAACATCGCGCCTCTGCCGGGGCTGCCCGCGCGGACCACGGAACGGGACACCAGCGCCTGACGGTCATCGACCCGTTTCCTGTCCTGCAAGGTGAGGCGGAACGGGCCACGCCCTCTGCCCTTCAGGCAGGTGCCACGATCACGCTTCTCGAGCCGGGCCGGCCGATCACCATCGCCTGCAATCCGGAAGAACTCGCGCATATGGTGGGCGAGCTTCTGGCCAATGCCGTCAAATACGCCCCAGGTTCCCACATCACGGTGGCGACCGAACCCACCCCGGGTGGCACCGCCGTCGTGGTTTCCGACGACGGTCCCGGCCTCCCCGCCGATCAGCTCGCCGCGTCAACCACCCGGTTCTGGCGGGCGCCGCAGCACAGCAAGATCCCGGGCAATGGCCTGGGCATGACCATTGTGGAACGGTTGGCCGAGGCGAACGGAGCAAGGTTGGTGCTGGAACCCCGCGTGCCGCACGGGCTGACGGCGCGCCTCGAGTTTGTGCACCCGCAGGGCGGTTCCGATGCCTGA
- a CDS encoding response regulator transcription factor, protein MHVLIVEDDDAMASALSAAVASAGHKHTRVSRGEDALLAHRQHEVILLDLGLPDLDGLDVLRKLRQVTQIPILILTARDDERSVVLGLRSGADDYLVKPVKLVELLARIEAVTRRTNRGGQAAPHTIALGELEVDLDRRVAAVGGKQLALTATEFDLLGLLVRHAGSVVTREQILDALWGDAFLAHSRSLDVHLTGLRSKLQLPGFIINVRGVGYRVEQP, encoded by the coding sequence GTGCATGTGCTCATCGTCGAGGATGACGACGCCATGGCCTCAGCCTTGAGCGCCGCCGTCGCCTCTGCCGGGCACAAGCACACCCGGGTTTCCCGCGGCGAGGACGCGCTCCTGGCCCACCGTCAGCACGAGGTCATCCTGCTCGATCTGGGCTTGCCGGACCTTGATGGCCTGGACGTCCTCAGGAAACTCCGCCAAGTCACGCAGATCCCCATCCTGATCCTGACGGCCCGCGATGACGAGCGGAGCGTGGTCCTTGGCCTTCGCTCGGGCGCCGACGATTATCTGGTGAAGCCCGTGAAACTCGTGGAATTGCTCGCCAGGATCGAGGCGGTGACGCGCCGGACCAACCGCGGCGGCCAGGCAGCACCACACACTATCGCCCTCGGTGAGCTGGAGGTGGACCTCGACCGCCGTGTCGCAGCGGTCGGCGGCAAGCAACTTGCCCTCACCGCCACGGAGTTCGACCTCCTGGGCCTGCTGGTCAGGCATGCGGGCTCGGTGGTCACCCGGGAACAAATCCTGGACGCGCTCTGGGGCGACGCGTTTCTTGCGCACTCCCGGTCGTTGGATGTGCACCTGACCGGTCTCAGGTCCAAGCTCCAGCTGCCCGGCTTCATCATCAATGTCCGGGGCGTCGGCTACCGCGTCGAGCAACCGTGA
- a CDS encoding MFS transporter: protein MSTQQAAPLSEAAQTRKAVSNILKGSAGNLVEWFDVYVYTAFAAYFQSHFFNSSDDLQAGLEAMAVFSTSFLMRPIGSWFFGRYADRKGRKAALTLSVTMMSAGSFAIAIMPTQDVIGLWAMILLVFIRMVQGFSVGGEYGTSATYMSEAATAKRRGFFSSFQYVTLIGGQMLALLVLVILQNTMSKEDLTAWGWRIPFAIGGVAALVVLWLRRSMEETLSADQLRAAHIKVEGEAQPGTMKLLFTKHWKPLLICIGITLGGTVAFYTYTNFILKFMNDTSGIAKTDTSVINFWALFIFMLLQPVYGMLSDKIGRKPLLIWFGVTGVLFTWPLLSALAGTKDPFVAFLLMFGGLLMVGGYTSINALVKAELFPASIRALGVGLGYAIANSLFGGTVPLIGAALQKSDQVDLFFTYVTAAIFISLLVYIFALKNKKPTHLDAEQGHAFKARATADDDGDEKDRVNA from the coding sequence ATGAGCACCCAACAAGCTGCACCTCTGAGCGAAGCCGCCCAGACACGCAAGGCAGTGAGCAACATCCTCAAAGGCTCCGCGGGCAACCTCGTGGAGTGGTTCGACGTATACGTCTACACCGCTTTTGCGGCGTATTTCCAGTCGCACTTCTTCAACTCCTCGGACGATCTCCAAGCCGGCCTTGAAGCGATGGCCGTGTTCTCGACGTCGTTCCTCATGCGCCCGATCGGTAGCTGGTTCTTTGGTCGCTACGCCGACCGCAAGGGCCGTAAAGCCGCGCTTACTCTCAGTGTGACCATGATGTCCGCCGGCTCGTTCGCCATTGCGATCATGCCGACCCAGGACGTCATCGGTCTATGGGCCATGATCCTCCTGGTCTTCATCCGCATGGTCCAAGGCTTCTCGGTGGGCGGCGAGTACGGAACCAGCGCCACCTACATGTCCGAGGCTGCTACGGCCAAACGCCGCGGCTTCTTCTCCAGCTTCCAGTACGTGACGCTGATTGGCGGCCAGATGCTGGCACTCCTGGTGCTCGTGATCCTGCAGAACACCATGAGCAAGGAAGACCTGACCGCGTGGGGTTGGAGGATTCCGTTCGCGATCGGCGGCGTGGCCGCACTGGTGGTGCTCTGGCTGCGACGCTCCATGGAGGAGACCCTCTCTGCCGATCAGCTGCGCGCTGCGCACATCAAGGTTGAAGGCGAAGCCCAGCCGGGCACCATGAAGCTCCTGTTCACCAAGCATTGGAAGCCGCTGCTGATCTGCATCGGCATCACGCTCGGCGGCACGGTTGCCTTCTACACATACACCAACTTCATCCTGAAGTTCATGAACGATACGTCCGGTATCGCCAAGACGGATACCTCCGTGATCAACTTCTGGGCGCTCTTCATCTTCATGCTGCTCCAGCCCGTCTACGGCATGCTTTCGGACAAGATCGGCCGGAAGCCGCTGCTGATCTGGTTCGGTGTGACGGGCGTTCTGTTCACGTGGCCTTTGCTCTCGGCGCTGGCCGGGACCAAGGATCCGTTCGTGGCATTCCTGCTGATGTTCGGCGGCCTGTTGATGGTGGGTGGCTACACGTCCATCAATGCCTTGGTGAAGGCCGAACTCTTCCCGGCATCCATCCGTGCGCTCGGTGTGGGCCTCGGCTACGCGATCGCCAACTCGCTGTTCGGCGGTACGGTTCCGCTGATTGGTGCAGCTTTGCAGAAGTCGGACCAGGTGGACCTGTTCTTCACCTACGTCACGGCGGCCATCTTCATCTCGCTGCTGGTGTACATCTTCGCCCTGAAGAACAAGAAGCCGACGCACTTGGATGCGGAGCAGGGCCACGCGTTCAAGGCCCGGGCCACTGCAGACGACGACGGCGACGAGAAGGATCGCGTCAACGCCTGA
- a CDS encoding TIGR01777 family oxidoreductase, translating to MTRTVVIAGANGFIGSYFRRRFADDGWQVRTVGRGPSSDAQWNDDGAITKALDGAELLVNLAGRSVNCRYDERHRQEILDSRVLTTRALGRAVAACDEPPRTWINSSTGTIYRHAEDRPQSEISGELGSGFSVDVARAWEDELASAVVPETRKIPLRIAIVLGPGGGVMPPFRNLARLGLGGHMGPGTQKFSWIHVEDLFRTVLFLHEWPELTGPVNAASPYPVDNRELMALVRRSLGIAFGIPTPSWLLEAGSVLIRTQTELVLKSRWVEPRKLLDAGFAFEYPSLAGALNEIATGRPKPSLT from the coding sequence ATGACCCGGACCGTGGTGATCGCGGGCGCGAACGGCTTCATCGGCAGCTACTTCCGACGGCGGTTTGCTGATGACGGATGGCAGGTGCGGACGGTTGGACGCGGCCCTTCGTCTGACGCGCAATGGAACGACGACGGCGCCATCACCAAGGCGCTGGACGGCGCCGAACTTCTGGTGAACCTCGCCGGACGATCCGTGAACTGCCGCTACGACGAGCGCCACCGTCAGGAAATCCTGGACTCCAGGGTTCTGACCACACGGGCCTTGGGCCGGGCCGTTGCTGCATGTGACGAGCCGCCCAGGACCTGGATCAACTCAAGTACCGGCACCATTTATCGGCATGCCGAGGACCGTCCGCAGTCAGAGATCTCAGGCGAACTGGGCAGCGGGTTTTCCGTAGACGTTGCCCGAGCATGGGAAGACGAGTTGGCGTCGGCTGTTGTGCCGGAGACCCGGAAGATTCCGCTCAGGATTGCGATCGTGCTGGGTCCCGGCGGCGGGGTCATGCCTCCTTTCCGGAACCTTGCGCGGCTGGGTTTGGGTGGGCACATGGGGCCCGGAACGCAGAAGTTCAGCTGGATCCATGTGGAGGACCTGTTCCGGACAGTGTTGTTTCTCCACGAGTGGCCTGAGCTGACCGGTCCGGTCAACGCAGCGTCACCCTACCCGGTGGACAATCGGGAGCTGATGGCACTGGTTCGGCGGAGCCTTGGTATTGCGTTTGGCATCCCGACGCCGTCGTGGCTGCTCGAGGCTGGCTCTGTTCTCATTCGGACCCAGACCGAGCTGGTGCTGAAGAGCCGGTGGGTGGAGCCCCGGAAACTGCTCGACGCGGGGTTCGCATTTGAATACCCATCGTTGGCCGGTGCGCTCAACGAGATCGCCACAGGGCGCCCCAAACCCTCACTCACGTAA
- a CDS encoding TetR/AcrR family transcriptional regulator, with protein sequence MAAKSEQTRQLVADVALKMFREVGFEKTTMRAIAQEAGVSVGNAYYYFASKDELVQELYIQVQDEHAVAAALALENAQDLAGRLKAVLHTGIDVMAPYHQFGSDFISTAIRPTSPVNPFGEASTAARDASLAIFRSAVEGSSPAVAKKLRADLPELLWLAYMGVALFWVYDKSAGQRRTRKLIDGAAPLVARGLSLAKIPGVSKVFDDVLGLVRSVKEDS encoded by the coding sequence ATGGCCGCGAAAAGTGAGCAGACCCGCCAACTGGTGGCCGACGTCGCGCTGAAGATGTTCCGCGAGGTCGGCTTTGAAAAAACCACCATGCGCGCCATCGCCCAGGAAGCCGGGGTGTCGGTCGGCAATGCGTACTACTACTTCGCATCCAAGGATGAACTGGTCCAAGAGCTATACATCCAGGTACAGGATGAGCATGCAGTTGCCGCAGCGCTGGCACTCGAAAATGCCCAAGACCTCGCGGGCCGGCTCAAGGCGGTCCTCCACACCGGCATCGATGTCATGGCGCCGTATCACCAATTCGGTTCCGACTTCATCTCAACTGCCATCCGGCCGACGTCGCCTGTCAACCCGTTCGGCGAGGCGTCCACCGCCGCCCGCGACGCTTCGCTCGCGATCTTCCGTTCCGCCGTCGAGGGTTCCTCCCCCGCGGTCGCTAAGAAACTGCGCGCCGATCTGCCCGAATTGCTGTGGCTGGCATACATGGGCGTCGCGTTGTTCTGGGTTTACGACAAATCCGCGGGCCAACGCCGCACGCGAAAACTGATCGACGGTGCGGCACCGCTGGTGGCTCGTGGTTTGTCGCTCGCGAAAATTCCCGGTGTGAGCAAGGTGTTTGACGACGTCCTGGGACTCGTCCGCAGCGTGAAGGAGGACTCGTAA
- a CDS encoding queuosine precursor transporter translates to MPSPSGSSTLSKPAPRFASIGSPYFGIMLAVMAVVLILSNIGASKGVVLGPIITDGGFFLFPLAYILGDVMSEVYGFKVARKAIITSFALSVFASLCYWVIIILPGFNDDYGTAKQAAIEGALGPVPQIVLASLLAFLAGQTINSWILVKMKARTGEKSLWARLMGSSVVGEFVDTLIFCSIAASVIGITDAGSFVNYVLVGFVYKTAVEFLFVPVTVLVVGWIKKREPSYGVS, encoded by the coding sequence ATGCCCTCGCCCTCCGGCTCCAGCACGCTGAGCAAGCCTGCACCCCGCTTCGCCTCGATCGGATCACCGTACTTCGGCATCATGCTTGCCGTCATGGCCGTGGTGCTGATCCTGTCCAATATCGGCGCCTCGAAGGGTGTGGTGCTCGGACCGATCATCACCGATGGCGGGTTCTTCCTGTTCCCGCTGGCCTACATCCTGGGCGATGTCATGAGCGAGGTCTACGGCTTCAAAGTGGCACGCAAGGCCATCATCACTTCCTTTGCCCTCTCGGTGTTCGCATCCCTCTGCTACTGGGTGATCATCATTCTTCCCGGCTTCAACGACGACTACGGAACCGCCAAGCAGGCCGCCATCGAGGGCGCCCTCGGTCCCGTGCCGCAGATCGTGCTCGCGTCGCTGCTTGCGTTCCTGGCCGGCCAGACCATCAACTCGTGGATCCTTGTGAAGATGAAGGCACGCACGGGTGAGAAGAGCCTGTGGGCCCGCCTCATGGGCTCCTCGGTGGTGGGCGAGTTCGTGGACACCCTGATTTTCTGCAGCATCGCGGCGTCGGTCATCGGCATCACCGACGCCGGCTCGTTCGTCAACTACGTCCTGGTGGGCTTCGTCTACAAGACCGCCGTGGAGTTCCTGTTCGTGCCGGTCACCGTGCTGGTTGTCGGCTGGATCAAGAAGCGCGAGCCGAGCTACGGAGTTAGCTGA